In Roseofilum reptotaenium CS-1145, one DNA window encodes the following:
- a CDS encoding ABC transporter ATP-binding protein, with protein MTPAILIQNLKKRYGNIDAVKDVSLDVQAGEIFGLLGPNGAGKTTTLRCLCTLSTPDSGKLEVAGISVVEYPKATRQLLGYVAQEVALDKVLTGRELLNLQAALYHIPGKEIGDRVQEMINRLGIQEYADQKTGTYSGGIRKRLDLAAGLLHQPKVLVLDEPTVGLDIESRVVVWDFLRELRDSGTTVLITSHYLEEVDILADRVAIIDQGKVIACGTPSVLKTQVGGDRITLRIREFCPPDEAEQAKTLLQALPNVQEVIINSAQGNSLNLVVNTNPTTSESTVLINVQHALNQAGLPLFSIAQSRPSLDDVYLAATGQTLLDAELAAAGTRDLKKERKQNMR; from the coding sequence ATGACTCCAGCGATTCTGATTCAAAATCTCAAAAAACGATATGGCAACATTGATGCGGTGAAAGATGTATCCCTAGACGTTCAGGCCGGAGAAATTTTCGGTTTGCTAGGGCCCAATGGAGCCGGAAAAACCACGACTCTGCGTTGTTTATGTACCCTCAGTACTCCGGATAGTGGCAAACTGGAAGTAGCAGGAATTTCTGTGGTGGAGTATCCGAAAGCGACTCGGCAATTGTTAGGCTATGTGGCTCAGGAAGTGGCTCTGGATAAAGTGTTAACCGGTCGGGAATTACTGAACCTACAAGCTGCTCTGTATCATATTCCTGGGAAGGAAATTGGCGATCGCGTCCAAGAAATGATTAACCGGCTGGGTATCCAAGAGTACGCCGATCAGAAAACGGGAACCTATTCAGGGGGGATTCGCAAACGCCTAGACTTGGCCGCTGGACTGTTGCACCAACCCAAGGTATTAGTCTTAGATGAACCGACAGTCGGCTTAGATATTGAAAGTCGAGTGGTGGTGTGGGACTTTCTGCGGGAATTGAGAGACTCAGGAACCACGGTTCTGATTACGAGCCACTATTTAGAAGAAGTGGACATTTTAGCCGATCGCGTCGCGATTATCGATCAAGGTAAAGTCATTGCCTGCGGAACGCCTTCAGTACTGAAAACGCAAGTGGGAGGCGATCGCATCACCCTACGAATTCGGGAGTTTTGTCCCCCGGATGAAGCCGAACAAGCCAAAACCCTCTTGCAAGCCTTACCGAACGTTCAAGAAGTCATTATCAACAGCGCTCAAGGCAATTCCTTAAATCTAGTAGTCAACACCAATCCGACTACCTCTGAATCCACCGTATTGATTAACGTGCAACACGCCTTGAATCAAGCAGGACTCCCCTTATTTAGTATTGCCCAATCTCGACCCAGTTTAGATGATGTTTACCTGGCCGCTACGGGACAGACGCTCCTGGATGCCGAATTAGCCGCTGCCGGGACACGAGATTTGAAGAAAGAACGAAAACAAAATATGCGTTAA
- a CDS encoding ABC transporter permease codes for MPMTVTSPQSNLDLDISTLKQRSQFSFAELVQETLALTKRLFIQLQRRPATLVAGVIQPLMWLILFGALFQNAPEGFLGDRLNYGQFLGAGVIVFTAFSGALNAGLPVMFDREFGFLNRLLVAPLSSRYSIVLASAIYIVTLALIQTAVIMVAGIFLGAGFPTFSGLALITLIILLLVLGVTGVSLGFSFALPGHIELIAVIFVVNLPLLFASSALAPLSFMPHWLQIVSSLNPLSYAIEPIRYLYTHSDWGFGSMVMAAPWGDISLGGCLLVLLSVDAIALLGIQPLLRRRLS; via the coding sequence ATACCTATGACTGTCACATCCCCTCAATCCAATCTTGACCTGGATATCAGCACCCTGAAACAACGTTCTCAATTCTCGTTTGCTGAACTGGTGCAAGAAACTCTGGCTCTCACCAAACGCCTGTTTATTCAGCTCCAGCGCCGTCCAGCCACCCTTGTTGCTGGAGTCATTCAGCCCCTGATGTGGTTAATCCTGTTTGGAGCGCTGTTTCAAAATGCTCCAGAAGGATTTTTAGGCGATCGCCTCAACTATGGGCAATTCCTCGGCGCTGGCGTAATTGTCTTTACTGCCTTTTCCGGGGCCCTCAATGCCGGACTCCCCGTCATGTTTGACCGCGAGTTTGGCTTTCTCAACCGTCTGTTAGTCGCTCCCTTAAGCTCTCGCTACTCCATTGTCCTGGCTAGCGCTATCTATATTGTCACCCTAGCCCTGATTCAAACCGCCGTCATTATGGTCGCTGGGATTTTTCTGGGCGCAGGATTTCCCACATTCTCAGGACTGGCACTCATTACCCTGATTATTCTCTTATTGGTGTTAGGAGTAACGGGAGTCAGTTTAGGCTTCAGCTTTGCCCTTCCCGGCCATATTGAACTGATCGCCGTGATTTTCGTCGTTAACCTACCCTTACTCTTTGCCAGTAGCGCCCTAGCCCCCCTCTCCTTTATGCCCCACTGGTTACAAATTGTTTCGAGTTTAAATCCGCTCAGTTATGCGATCGAGCCGATTCGCTATCTTTATACTCATTCCGATTGGGGATTCGGTAGTATGGTAATGGCTGCTCCCTGGGGTGATATTTCTCTGGGAGGGTGTTTACTGGTACTCTTGAGCGTTGATGCGATCGCCCTCCTCGGAATTCAACCCCTACTGCGTCGTCGTTTATCCTAG